In one window of Macadamia integrifolia cultivar HAES 741 chromosome 2, SCU_Mint_v3, whole genome shotgun sequence DNA:
- the LOC122094696 gene encoding probable LRR receptor-like serine/threonine-protein kinase At3g47570 produces the protein MGFALVLLSICTVNAILLLLWCSSCMSLTNETDRLALLAFKARITNDPFHVVSSWNDSLPYCEWPGVICGGHRHPNRVRALRLRSCGLVGSMAPDIGNLSFLQEISLYNNSFYGEIPHEVSFLFRVHYLFLYNNSFEGEIPPNISQCSNLIKLSFGFNNIGGKIPVKLGSLSKLQDLSFHFNKLTGQIPASFGNLSSLDTISAASNDFSGSIPDTLGQITRLKILALPGNKLSGTIPATIYNLSSLTVFDVGYNQLQGSLPSNLGFILPNLFWLSVLGNQFHGPIPISVSNLSKLELLLAGGNSLTKKVAINFGGLSKLTRLSLASNHLGSGEADDLNFVNTLTNCSSLTLLELGDNWFSGVLPKSIANLSTQLTGLSLEKSQISGDIPIGIENLVGLQLLSLSGNLLKGSIPNSIGRLQLLHKLSLSGNRFTGPIPSSLGNLTLLIELYLGDNRLQGKIPSSIGKCKYLLRLGLSGNSFNGTIPREIFDLYTLIELNLSRNSFFSSLPLEVGRLTNLEILDVSENMLSREIPSTLGACTSLEYLFMKENLFQGSIPSSLSSLRGLQYLDISHNNFTGFIPKYLGTFKLLQYLNLSFNHLEGEVSIDGVFRNLSAVSVIGNNKLCGGISELHLPTCKTQKSKEDGRPHVFKIIIVLCGCGGSLCLIAGTFFFITYRRRKEKKESTLPLIEGRHFKISYAQLRKATNEFSSTNLIGVGSFGYVYKGVLNHGKTIVAVKVLNIRQRGASKSFMVECKSLRNIRHRNLVRILTSCSSIDFEGNDFKALVYEFMPGGNLERWLHPNTNGLQDEQGHLNLVQRLNIAIDMAIALDYLHHHCHMQIIHCDLKPSNILLDGDLTAHLGDFGISRILSVTTNRSQNHTSSIGIKGSLGYIAPEYGAGADVSMHGDVYSYGILLLEMFTGKRPTHEMFKDNFNLHCWAEMALHDGVMAIVETSLLPVEGDEEEAATTVTSITRSQRCMKDRVQECLNSVIRIGVSCSAESPWDRMDINDVVKELHLIREIYLGLWHTREDEQY, from the exons ATGGGTTTTGCCTTGGTGCTATTGTCCATTTGCACTGTTAatgccattcttcttcttctctggtgCAGCAGTTGCATGAGCTTGACAAATGAAACGGATCGGCTAGCTTTGCTGGCCTTCAAGGCTCGCATAACCAATGATCCCTTTCATGTTGTGAGCTCTTGGAATGACTCTCTCCCCTATTGCGAGTGGCCAGGCGTTATATGTGGAGGTCATCGGCATCCAAACAGGGTGAGAGCCTTGCGTTTACGGTCCTGTGGGTTGGTGGGATCCATGGCTCCAGATATAGGAAACCTCAGTTTCCTTCAAGAGATTTCTCTCTACAACAATAGCTTCTATGGTGAAATCCCTCATGAAGTAAGCTTTCTGTTTAGGGTTCATTATTTATTCCTATACAACAATTCATTTGAAGGGGAAATCCCACCCAATATATCACAATGCTCCAACCTTATAAAActcagttttggtttcaacaACATTGGGGGGAAAATTCCTGTAAAACTTGGTTCCTTGTCTAAGCTTCAAGACCTTTCATTCCATTTCAATAAACTGACAGGACAAATCCCAGCTTCCTTTGGGAATCTTTCATCCCTTGATACCATTTCTGCAGCATCCAATGATTTTAGTGGAAGTATTCCAGATACCCTTGGCCAAATAACAAGATTAAAGATTCTTGCGCTTCCTGGAAATAAGTTGTCTGGTACTATCCCTGCCACTATATACAATCTTTCCTCACTTACTGTTTTTGATGTCGGATATAATCAACTTCAAGGGAGTCTTCCATCAAATTTAGGCTTCATTCTTCCTAATCTGTTTTGGCTTTCTGTTTTGGGAAACCAGTTTCATGGACCAATTCCAATTTCTGTGTCCAATTTGTCCAAACTTGAACTACTTTTAGCTGGTGGAAATAGTCTTACTAAGAAAGTGGCCATTAACTTTGGAGGGCTATCAAAACTGACTCGGCTTTCGTTGGCCTCAAATCATCTGGGAAGTGGAGAGGCAGATGACCTGAATTTTGTCAACACATTGACCAACTGTAGTAGTTTAACACTTTTGGAGCTTGGTGATAATTGGTTTAGTGGTGTGCTCCCCAAATCCATAGCAAACTTATCCACCCAATTGACAGGGCTCTCACTGGAAAAAAGTCAAATATCTGGAGACATCCCAATTGGGATAGAGAACCTTGTAGGCTTACAACTCTTGAGCCTATCTGGTAACTTACTAAAAGGAAGTATTCCGAATTCAATTGGGAGACTACAGCTGCTTCATAAACTCTCTTTATCTGGGAATAGATTCACAGGGCCAAtcccttcttctcttggaaACTTGACACTATTGATTGAGCTCTATTTAGGAGACAATCGCTTGCAAGGAAAAATACCTTCAAGTATTGGAAAATGCAAATATTTGTTACGCTTGGGCCTTTCCGGTAATAGTTTCAATGGTACCATCCCTAGAGAGATATTTGATCTTTACACGTTAATAGAGCTAAACTTGAGtagaaattcttttttttcttctctacctTTGGAAGTGGGTCGATTGACTAATCTTGAAATCCTAGATGTTTCTGAGAACATGTTGTCTAGGGAAATTCCTAGCACCCTTGGTGCTTGTACAAGCCTAGAGTACCTTTTTATGAAGGAAAACTTATTTCAAGGATCTATACCATCGTCTCTGAGTTCTCTAAGAGGTCTTCAATATTTAGATATTTCACACAACAACTTCACTGGTTTTATCCCTAAATATTTGGGAACTTTTAAGTTGTTACAATACTTAAATTTATCATTTAATCATTTGGAGGGTGAAGTATCAATAGATGGAGTCTTTCGAAATTTGAGTGCAGTTTCAGTCATTGGAAACAATAAGCTTTGTGGAGGTATATCAGAACTTCATTTGCCAACATGCAAaactcaaaaatcaaaagaagatggTAGGCCTCATGTTTTCAAGATAATAATCGTCCTATGTGGTTGTGGGGGCTCTCTATGTTTGATTGCTGggacattttttttcattacctatcgaagaagaaaagaaaagaaagaatccaCTTTACCTTTGATAGAGGGTCGTCATTTTAAGATCTCATATGCTCAACTCCGTAAAGCTACCAATGAGTTTTCTTCTACAAATTTGATTGGAGTGGGGAGTTTTGGTTATGTGTACAAAGGAGTTCTCAATCATGGGAAAACTATTGTTGCAGTAAAGGTCCTCAACATTAGACAAAGAGGTGCTTCCAAGAGCTTCATGGTTGAATGTAAATCCCTGAGAAACATCCGGCATCGTAATCTTGTAAGAATCTTAACATCTTGTTCAAGTATAGATTTTGAAGGCAATGATTTTAAGGCTTTAGTTTATGAGTTCATGCCTGGTGGGAATTTGGAGAGGTGGTTACATCCAAATACAAATGGCTTACAAGATGAACAAGGACATTTAAATCTTGTTCAAAGATTGAATATTGCCATTGATATGGCAATTGCATTGGATTATCTTCACCACCATTGTCATATGCAAATTATTCATTGTGATCTAAAGCCAAGCAATATTCTTCTCGATGGTGATTTGACTGCACATTTGGGTGATTTCGGGATATCAAGAATTCTTTCAGTAACCACAAATAGATCTCAAAATCACACAAGCTCAATCGGAATAAAGGGATCCCTTGGATATATTGCACCAG AGTATGGTGCTGGTGCTGATGTTTCAATGCATGGTGATGTCTATAGTTATGGGATTCTCTTGCTAGAGATGTTTACAGGGAAGCGGCCTACTCATGAAATGTTCAAAGATAACTTTAATCTTCATTGCTGGGCTGAGATGGCTTTGCATGATGGAGTGATGGCTATCGTTGAAACATCACTTCTCCCCGtggaaggagatgaagaagaagcagcaacAACTGTGACCAGCATCACTAGAAGTCAAAGATGCATGAAAGATAGAGTGCAAGAGTGTCTTAATTCAGTTATTAGAATTGGAGTTTCCTGCTCAGCTGAATCACCATGGGATCGAATGGACATAAATGACGTGGTCAAAGAGCTACATCTAATCAGGGAAATTTATCTTGGACTTTGGCACACCAGGGAAGATGAACAATATTAA